In Planococcus shixiaomingii, the DNA window GCCTGCACGAATCATGTAATCACCTCTAAAATTCTTTTTGTCATCATACCAAATAAAGCCCCTAATAGCCACTAATGTGGAATAATAGAAGGAAAAAGGAGGCGGAAATTTTTGAATTGGAAAACATATCATTTTAATGATTTATCAGTTGGAAAATTATATGAAATTTTAAAGCTGCGCGTGAATGTTTTTGTAGTAGAGCAACAATGTCCTTATCCAGAACTAGATGATTTGGACCAAGAAGCAGTCCATATTGAATATGCGGAAGATGGAAAAACGCTCGCTTATGCACGCCTTGTTCCGGCAGGTGTGAAATACGACATTCCGTCAATCGGCAGAGTAATTGTCCATCCCGAAGCAAGAGGGCGTGGACTTGCCAAACAATTGATGGAACAATGCGTGGAATACATTCTTACGGAATGGCAGGCGGAAGAGATTCAATTGCAAGGCCAAGTTTATTTGCAGGAATTTTACCAAAGTTTCGGTTTTCAGCCGATTTCAGAAGAGTATGATGAAGATGGCATCCCGCATGTCGATATGAAATTCACACTAAAATGATGAAGCGCTGAAGCAGTTCCGGATTAACTCTTGAAAGTTAGGGTAATAAAAGATAATAATACTGTCACGCAGTGGGACGGCATTTTTGTTGCCCCTTACAGCGGGATAAATGGGATAGGAGTGGTTTAGATGGCAAAAAGAAGAGGTTTACTGATTGCTGGATTGGCTGCAGGAGCATACGCGTACTTCAAGAACCCTGAGAACCGAAGAAAAGCGACCATTGCTTTTAACAACACGAAATTGAAAGTGAATGATTTTATGGAGTCCCAAAACTTGGAAGGATACGATGGAACGAAGACGACGGCTTCATCAACTAAACCAAAGAGTGACGGCAAGACGCCAAGCGTTCAATATGTCAATGAAGACAAGAAGCCAGAGGGAGATGCTTCTTCGGGTTCTAGTGCAGATCAATTCGGACGTACCGATTCCGATACACTGGACAGCAAAAGTCCTTATAGCAATAGCTAAGAAGAATGGGAAATCTCCATTCTTTTTCTTTTTGGCCGTATCTTCAAGGACGTTTTGCGGAAATAATCTTACTTGCCTATAATAAATACTCATTATGGATTAGCATGACCATCAGTACGGGTAAAGACTTAAAAGAAGTCATTACACACCGGAGGTAACAAAATGAAAAAAGCGATGTTTATTTTAAATCCGTCTGCCGGAAAAGAGAAAGCGGCTGATTACCGGATAGACGTTCAATTTACGCTAGAACAGATGGGATATACGGTAGATACAAGAGAAACCGAGAAAAAAGGAGATGCTACCCGCTTTGCAAGAGAAGCGTGTGAGCAAGAATATGATTTTGTAGTAGCAATGGGAGGGGACGGTACGATAAACGAAGCGGTATCAGGCCTAGCCGAACAAAAACACCAGCCGCTGTTTTCGTTGATTCCGCTCGGCACTGTAAATGATTTTGCGCGGGCGTTAGGGGTTTCCTTAGATCCTGCAGAAGCAATTGAAGGATTACAGACCGGCTCTGAAAGATGGGTGGACATTGCTAAAGTGGGCAATCAATATTTTATGAATATCTTGGCACTTGGCCAAATTGCGGAATCGACGTATGAAGTGACTCCGGAACAAAAAACAAGGCTTGGGGCATTTGCTTATTTCATTGAAGGGCTCAAAGCAATCACTGAAGACGCTGAAATGTATTTTGAAATTGAACATGACCATGGCGAATGGAAAGGGGAAGCGAAACTTGTATTGGTGGCGTTGACCAACTCGGTAGGTGGGTTTGAGAAACTAGCGCCAGAAGCATTGACGGATGATGGCTTGCTGCATCTCTACATCGTAAAAAATGCGGCTCTTCCTGCTTTTATCCGAATTGCCGGCGCGTTATTGATTGGCAAACTTGAAAAAGATCCGGCTGTCGAGGTCGTCCACACCACAAAAGTATCAATCAATACAAGCACTCCGCTGTCTAGTAATATTGATGGGGATGCAGGGTGTGCAACGCCTTTCCAAGTTGAAGTATTGCCCCGTCATATACGAGCACTTGTTCCGCCAGAAGTAGAAGTAAAGTAAAGTAGCAATAGGAAAAAAGCAACCTTTTGAAAAATTGGTTGCTTTTTTATTATTGAAAAAATTTGGGAGTTTAATAGTCGGAAATGAAACCTTTTTAAGAGTATTTCGTTATATATAGTATATATTTTGGGAATATATTTCCTTTTAATCAGTAAGTAGTAAAATAGAGCCTATACCAAATTACATAAAAAAATTTAAAAAGTTAGGAGATTATTATGTTCTTATGAACAGTTTCAGTATATAGTTGAGGAAGAGCTTGCAAATCTTGTACAAAGAAAGACGGGGGAAAGATGAATATTATTGCTGCACCATCCATTCAGGAAACAATATCTAAAATTTTTATGTCGGAAAATGAGACATTAAATCAATATGAAGGATTAGAAAACTTTTTTGAAATTGAAACTCAATTAATTTATGAAATCCATCATCTTGAAAAAGATCGGGCAAAACAAACTTTGCGTGAATTGATTGATTTGATCGCATTGCGTGCTGGGAAAGATACTATCCGCTCAGTCCGGAATTATTACATCGTACTGTCTTCGCTGATGGCACGTAAATTATATGAAATGCGCGTACCGCCGAAAAAGGCATTTGCATTTAATTCAGCTTGCATCGAACTAGTGGATAACCGCATGAACGATTCAGAGTTTTTATATGTGGCAGATGAATTGATCGAGTTTTTCGTATCCATCATTTCTGAACGGAAACAACCTTCTTTTGGCCATCAAACAGTCAATAAAGTAGTTATGTTTATCAATGATGAAGTTGAACGTGATTTATCTGTAGAAGATATCGCAAAACATTTCCATATTTCTACAAGTCACTTGTCCCGCATTTTTAGAGAACATGCAGGAATTACGCTTGTTGAGTATTTGAATGTGCGACGGGTTGAGGAATCGCAATATTACTTGCGCCATTCAGATAAAGTCATTTCGGAAATTTCAAAGCAATTCCATTTCTGCAACCAAAGCTATTTCACGCGGATTTTTAAGAAGTATACGTCTGTAACGCCAAAGCAATTCCGGGACAGCCAGCATATTCCATATTTCCGTTATACATTGCCAAACGCAAAATAAGGAGAAGAGATTCTCCTTTTTTTCTTGTCCTGGCAATAAAAAACGGTCTATACAAGTGGGCTGAAAAATTAGCTTTCGCATACCGCTTTTGGCATGGCTACACTTCCCTGTAGGCCATATCTTTTCAAGCGGTTGGTGAAATTAGCCGCTCGTGAAGATCATGGGTTCAACTTACATAGAATGCATTCGTAATTTTGCCACAATATGCAGAAAAGCAGCTTGGAGAACATCCATTGTTTGAATTTTGTTCTTCTTATCGGTATACTTCTTAATAGTTGAAAAAGGTGAAGGTGACTAAAGTGAAAAAGAAAATAACATTGCTGCTTATGTTAGCAGTTTCAGTAGTTTTATTAAGTGGATGTTCGGCCGTAGAAAATCAAGAAGGATTTTTCTATAGCGCGTTTGTAAAACCGTTCGTTGTTTCGTTAGATTATTTAGGGAACCTGTTTAATGGAAACTACGGATTAGCTATTGTTGCCATAACGGTAATTATCCGTTTGATTTTGATGCCGTTCATGCTGAATACGTACAAGCGCCAGCAAGGTATGAAAGTTAAAATGGATAGAATGCGCCCGGAAATGGAAGATATCCAAAAACGTTTGAAAGCAACGAAAGACAAAGAAGAACAAATGAAAATCCAGCAGGAAATGATGGGGCTGTACAAAAAGCACGAAGTTAACCCGCTGAACATGGGCTGCTTGCCTGTTATTATTCAAATGCCGATTATCATGGGCCTCTACTTTGCAATCTTGTATGCACCAGAAGAGATCAAGTCGCATGAATTCCTATGGTTTACGCTCGGTTCTCCGGATATTTTAATGACATTGATTGCGGGAGCGGTTTACTTCTTCCAAGCTAAAGTGTCTTTATGGACAATGCCGGAACAACAGCAAAAACAAATGAAACTATTCATCTATATTTCCCCAATCATGATTATGTTCGTTTCATTTTCATCGATGGCAGCATTGCCGGTTTACTGGGCAGTCGGAGGGATTTTGCTGATTATCCAAACGTTTATCGGACGGAAATTCTACTCAGAACATCCGGAAAAAGCTTTGGAATCAGTTGAAGATAAAAAATAAAGAAAAATGCCGGCAAATTTTTGCCGGCATTCTTTTTTGGGAGTTGAAGAAATGAATCGGAAAATGGCGTTAGGAATTAGTGTCGCAGTCCTTAGTATTGCTTCATTGATCTTTTTGATCCAAGGCAACTTGGATATAGCGGTATTGTTGATGACTTTGCTGTTTGTACTTACCAACAGTTTCCGTTACCAGAAAATGAAAAGTCAAGGAATGGAGCGGGAAGCCAAGTGGATGTTTGGCATGGCTGTGTTATTTGCAATTTTGTTCGTAATCATCCTTATTACTATCTTAGTATAAAAACAGTGCAGCCTCATTGAGACTGTACTGTTTTTTGGGCTTGTAGACAAAAGAATAATCAACTTTCTGACGGAATAAATAGACACACTTTATCAGAACCGTTACGGCACCTCCACTTCAGCCGGACGCTTTCCGCGAGCTCGCGCCGAACTAACTCGGTCCTGGCGTCCCGAGTGGATTTCGGCACTTCGCTGTCCCGCAGGAGTCGCCGGCTTGCGCTCCGGTGCCTGAAGCTAGAAGAGAATACTCGGTGTCTTGTACCAATTTTTACTCCATCCAGACACTTAGCAGTTGCCCTGATTCGAGAAAGAAGCCTAACCGGGCGGGACAAGCAGACTCCTGTGGGACAGCTCGAGCGGAAAACCTTGCAGGCAAGACAGTGGCCGAAAGTCTTGAGGCCAAGTCTTTGCGACGAAGCTAGCGAAGCGATGCAGAGACAGGAGCAACGGTCTTTTCAGTGACGAGGAGGCTGAAGCCGAGCCCACGGAAAGCGAAGTGGCCGGCCCGGTTGAGTTATACATCCTTATTTAACTATCTTGCACTTTGTCTACAGTCTATAAAAACAGTGCAGCCTCATTGAGGCTGCACTGTTTTTTTATATTCATATTTTTCTTTTTGCCGTTGTTCCAATAAGTTGTCCAAGCGCCCTATTAGGCTTTGAATATCTTTTTGGGATATACGCTTCATTATGCCCAGCTCCTTGTAACGTTTCTAATCATTTATTCGTACGAAAAGAAAAGGTTATGGGGGTGTTTTGGCATGTATTTTATAAAAATTTTATTTTTTTTATTATTTAGCAGTTCAAATCAGTAAGCAAGTTTCTTTTTCGTTAGCAATACAATGATGACTGCAGGCACCGAAAAAGCGATCATGCCAAGGAACGCGAGTCCTGGAGAAATTTCATATAAGAACCCGCCGACGATTGTCAATAAGGCGACACTTAAGCTCATAGCAAGAGCGGCATACATGCCCTGAGCCGCTGGAATATGACCAGGATCCAGTTTCTTGAAGATATACCGCACGAATGCATAGTGAGCCACACCGAACGACAAAGCGTGAAACAGCTGCGAAAAAATGAATACCCACACAGAAGGAAAGAGGAAAATAAGAATCCATCGAATCGTTGATCCAACGCCTGCCAATAAAAACATAGAAGACACAGGCCATTTCTCAAAGAGTGTGTCTGCTTTTGCAAAAAAGATGATTTCCAGCACAATAGCTACATTCAAAATAAGGCCAATGTAAAAACTGTTAATTCCTAAATCCTGTAAATAGATAAAACCGTAATTATAGTAAGCAGCGTGAGTGCCTTGAAGCAGAAGAGATACCAGCAGCACGATGACGAACCCTTTTGATTTTAAGAGATGCAAGGCGGCTCCGCGTGTAACCGGGTTTTTCGGCTCAGGTTTTGTTGCGAGTGAAGAAGGGGATGTGATAAACTGTGTGCCGGCCATGAATACTAATCCGGCCATCATCACCCAAAAGATTGCGTTTTCCTGCCAGATTTCAGTGACACTGCCGACAATCAGCAGCGCAATGGTATAACCGATTGAACCATATGCCCGGCTTTTTCCGTAATGGACGCGATCTTTTTGCATTAAAACAGTAGCTCCGCTTTCGATAGCAGGCATCATGTTTGGGTAGATAAAACTAAAAATGACAGTTATTAAAAAAAGGTTGGCGTATGAGTTTGCAGGTATGTATAATGCCAGAACGACGACCGATAACAAGGCCAAAATCTGCATAAGGCGAGCTAGTGACACCTTACGTGTCATGAGCGGGAAAAACAATAAGGTTGATAAAGCCCGTCCAATTGTGGCTACGCCCATGATGATGCTTGCCGCTGAAACGCTTAGCTCTTTTTCATTGGTCAGCCAGCCGGTCCAGTAGGGGAGAAACACACCCCATGTAAAGAAAAATGCAAAAAAATTAAGAGAAAGCCATTTTTGATTGTACACAATTTTACCTCGAATCTATTTTAAGAGTCTCTTTAAAGTATAGCCAAAATTCCACAGTTTCGGGGAGTTTTTGCTCCGTTATATGATAGAATGTAAGAGAAGTTGAGAGAAAGAAGGAAAAATATGCCATCTCGTTATTCGTCAAATCAGAAAAAAAAGAACCCTTATATAAAGTGGTCCTTAATCATTGTGCCAATTCTCTTAGTCATTGGAGCAGCTTCTTGGTATTTTTTGCAAACGCAAAATAGTGCAAGCAATGTAGAAGATGTTGCTAAGAACGAAGTGCAGACATCGCAAAAGCCTGCAGAAGAGCAGCCGAAAGAAGAGAAAGCCACGGAAGAAACAAATGAAGAATCGAATGAAATAGAAAAGACTGAGGAAACTAAAGCGCCGGAAAAAACAGAAGAACCGAAACAACAAGAAACTTCAAAAGAGCCGAAAGAAACTGATCCTCCGAAAGAGCAAGCAAAAGAGGAAGATGCCGCTGCTGCTTCAAAACCGAAAAAGCAGGAAACAGCGAAGGACGCTTCCTCTTATTCAGATACGATCGGACTGCCAGGCAAACCGACTGTGATCAATGGTGTTTTACTTGCGAACAAGCAGCACCCGCTGCCCGAAACGTATGCCCCAGGTGAAAGCCAAGAAGCGCGTTCAGCTTTTGAGGAAATGAGACAAGCAGCACTCAAAAAGAGCATCGATTTGGTCGCATTCAGTACGTACCGTGACTTTGCACGCCAAAAAGAACTGTATAAAGGCTATGTAGCAAAAGACGGCCAAAAAGCGGCTGACCGCTACAGCGCCCGTCCAGGCTACTCGGAACATCAGACCGGCCTCGCTTTTGATATTGGTGAAGCTGGGCAGGAACAGCACTGGGCTTCAGCTTCGTTCGGCGAAACCAAAGGCGGAAAATGGCTGGCGGAAAACGCCCATAACTATGGCTTTATCCTGCGTTATCCAAAAGGAAGCGAAAGCATTACCGGCTATATGCACGAGTCTTGGCATTACCGCTACGTTGGGAAAAAAGCCGCAACCGAAATTTACAAAAAAGGCATCACATTGGAACAATATTTAGGTGTTTAATTTTATAAATTATATAAGTTGAACTTAACTTCAAACTTTTGGTATTTCGCAAAACAGCTATGCTTTCCTGCGAGAGTCTCCGCTGTGTTGCTCTTTAGCAAGAGATTTCTTAGCGCCGGCGCCTCCTTTGCGACGAGCTTGCGCAGGAGCAATCGTCTTTGCCTTTCCCAAAGCGGCCGAAGCGATGTGTAAAAGATTAATTCTTTGGTTCACCTTATATATTTTCTATTTACTCCAACAAAAAGAGTCTCAGAATGATAAATTCTGAGACTCTTTTTTGATTTCATAAAATTGGAGACAACAACCGGGCAATTGATTCTTTTGTTTTGATCATTCGTGTCCGGCCATAATATTTTTCAAGTGTCAGTTCATTGGACAGCTCCATATCTTGATAGAACAATTCAGCCAACTCTGTGGAGACTTTTTCGTCATACATGAACGCATTCACTTCAAAGTTCAGTTTGAAGCTTCGCACGTCGATATTGGCTGTGCCTACTGTAGATGCCTTGCCATCAATGACAATCATTTTGGTATGTAAAAAACCATTGTTGTAGATGAACACTCGAGCCCCGGCTCTCAGCATTTGTCCGGCATATGAATACGTCGCCCAGTAGACAAATGGGTGATCCGGCTTGTTGGGAATCATGATGCGGACATCAATGCCTGATAACGCCGCGATTCGGACAGCGTCATAAAAGCTGGCGTCTGGAATAAAATAAGGCGTCTGGATGTAAATCGACTTTTTAGCCAAGTTGATCAACTTCAAATAGCCATCTTTAATCTGCTCCCATTCTTCGTCCGGTCCGCTGGAAACAATTTGCATCGTTGTCTCGCCTTTTTCCGGAATGACAGGAAAGTAAATCTCGTCGTATTCAATATCGTTTCTGGCGGAAGCTTGGTTCCAGTCAAGGATGAAACGCGTCTGCAATGGGTGCAGCGCGCTTCCTTCAAGCCGCAGGTGCGTATCCCGCCAATACCCGAATCTTCTTGTAAGGCCTAAATATTCTTCTCCGACATTAAAGCCACCGATATAGCCTACTCGGCCATCAATGACTACAATTTTTCGGTGGTTCCGGTAGTTGAGCCGCGGATTGATAAGAGGCAAGATGGCAGGGAAGAACGCTTCCACTTCTCCGCCAGCCGCGATAAATGTTTTGAACTTTCTTTTGCTCAGCAGGCGAGAACCCATGTCATCGTACAACACACGCACTTTGACGCCTTCTTTGGCTTTAGCCGTTAAAGCTTCCATGATCCGGTTGCCGAGTTGGTCCAAGCGAAAGATGTAATATTGGATATGAATATGGTCTTTTGCGTTCTCAATGTCTTTGATCAACGAATCAAATTTTTCGCGGCCGTCATTGAATATTTGTACGGAGTTATCTTGCGTCAACACAGCTCCGTTATTTCGTAAATGCAAATATACCAGATCTTTATAATCCCGAGCATTGTCATCTCGGAAATGGAATTCGTTGTCATGTAACGCATTCATTTGGTGGGCAATTAAATTTTCGATTCCCACTTTTTTGCGGCCTTCCCATTTGAAAAGCGTTTTTCTTCGGAGGCGCCTTCCTAACAAAAGATAGAAAAAGAAACCGAAAATCGGAATGAAAAACAAGACCATTATCCATGCCCATGTTGAAGAAGCATCACGGCGTTCTAAGAAAACGAGTGCTGCTGCAAGAAAAATATTTAAGACAAAAATGACTGCCGTGAGTATGCTTATGATGGATAAAGTCATCTGTATTCCCCTTGTCTTCAAATTTATTTCTTTATCTAATTATAGACTACTTACGTAAAAGGAAGAAGAACATTGTCAGTTTCGGCAAGTAAATATTCCTATATTGTTAAATAAAAGGGAAAAATTACCGGATAGAAAAAATAAAATGCGCTCAACTTTTGGCTGAGCGCGTTTATAGTTATTCGCTTATATTCTCTTCTTTTTTCAATTGTTCTACCACACCTTCAACTTCTTGGCGGCTCATTTTTTCTTTGCCTGATTTTAAGGCCTTCAAAGTGCTGTGTGCTAAAGCGAGCGGGACTTTACAGAACATAAGAATCCGTTTGTTTTTAATGGATTTTACATACAGTTGCGCTTGCGCAAGATTTTCGTTCGCGTAATTGAACATGTCTTCCCGGTTCCAGTCTTTCGGCACGAAACTGACGCCGCGCTCCAAGTCTTCGTCGTAATTCCGAAGCATGTTGACGGCTTGAAGCCCACGGCCAAAGCCTATGGCAAGTTCAGGATCGGTTTCTGTGTTGTCATGCCATCTCCATAAATCAGAAAGCATTTTGCCGACAAGCCCAGCCACATAATACGTATAGTCATCCAATTCTTCCCGTGATTGAATGTTCCAGCCTTTTTCCACCCATTTGGCCATGCCCTCGGCCATTTCAGCTGTCGAAGCCTTTACTTTGTCGACAATATCGGTAGGGCATAAATCGAGCCAATCGTATAAACGCAAACTGACTGGAGGCAGCATATGGTTATAAGGTTGAACAAGTGCTTTATATTCATTTGCATCAAACGTAGTTTGCAGCATTTCGCTGATTTTTAATAGGAGCGTTATTTTTGCTTTGTCTTCCAGTTCCGGATGATCTTCAATTTCATCAATCGCCCGCATGCAAAGATAAGCGGATGCGACAGTTGTTTTTAAGGTAGGTTCTAAAAAACTGATTGGGATGAAAAAAGTCCGGCTTGTTTCTTTTAACATGACCATGGACTCTTTGTGCAAATTCGAGACTTTACTCATCTCAATTTCCTCCTATTCGTAGCCAGAATGATAACTTCTATGTATAGAGTGACTTGAAGAAAAACCAAATCACGAAAGTGCCTGTCTACTAAATATAAACGAATTACATAAAAAAACAAATGATTACCCTAAATGTGCTGTAACCAATAAAAAATCCCAAGGGCTACTCGCTTTGGTGAGTAGTCTTTAGGATTTTGCGTTTACTTTGAATGAAAATACTGCCAAGCCTCTAAGATGCCGCCAGCAAACCCGCGAGATGCACGGTAAATGGTCGGATCTTCCGGAATCGCTAATAATTCTGGATGAGCATTTCCGACAATCACAGAAGGGAAACCTTGTGTCAGCATTTCCGTATCATTGCCGGAATCTCCAGAAACAAGCAGTTTAATGTCCTGCAACTGATATTTCTTCACAACATACTGGAGGGCTTGTCCTTTGCCGCCGTCTACAGGCAAGATGTCCACATATTTGCTGCCGCTGTAAATATATTTATGCGGGATGCCAGCATCGCTTATTTGCTTTCCGAATTCTGCTGCTGTCTCATCGTCAGCTACGTAGTAAGAAGAGCGGTTTTTTCCTGTGACCGGTTGTTTTGTCAGTCCTGCGAAACGAGCTGCAATTTCCTCAATTTTTTCAGGCTGCCAGTTTTCGGTCATTCGCTCATCCCATTCCGAGTCTAACTCGAAATCTTCACCATTCCGGATACGGATTTCTGTGCCGACGTCGGTAATAGCGATGTCAGGTGCAGGAAGGTTTTCTGCATCTCTTAATTTCTGCATTGATTGAAAATGACGACCCGTATTGTAGACCAAGTTTACGTGGTAAGGCTGTTCTTCGAAGAAAGCCAGCAGTTCTGTTAAAGCTTCTCTATCCCCGACGAAGGTTTTGTCCAGGTCGGTTGCCAATAAATGTGTTACTCCGTTCATCAATGATCACCTCATACATAGCGTCTATTTTTTTTGAAATAGATGTCCACTGGAATTCTTGGTTGGCCACATCGATCGCTTGGCGGCTTAAACGTTCTGCAAGCAACCTGTTGGCAGCAAGAACTTCCATAGCAATAGCCAAGTCCGCTTCGTTTTTCGTCTCTACCAGCAACCCGGTGATGCCGTCGCGAACAACATTTTTCAATCCACCGACGTCAGACGCAATTACAGGGCTTCCACAAGCTTGCGCTTCTGCAGCAACCATGCCGAATGATTCGTAGAAACTTGGCACGACCGTAGCCGTAGCAGCATTGAAAAGCAGGGACAATTCTTCTTGCGACTGTGGTCCAAGAAATTCCACTTTATCTTCGATTCCTTCTAAAGCATAGCATAAACTTTTATCAAGAGGCATGCGCGTGGTCGGGTCAAAGGCTTCTTCATCGCCGCCTGCAATAATCAAACGCGGTTTATATGCAGGATCGGCTTTGCTCACTAACAGTTGGAAGGCATGCAATAGGGTGTAGATGCCTTTCGTTTCTTCCAAGCGTCCGGCAAATACAAACAAGGGGCTTTCGTATCCTAATTTTCTTCTTAAATGCCTTCGGTTTCCATGCACTTTGAAGGCCTGGTCAACCCCAATTGGGACTACTTTTATAGGAGAAGGAGAGGCGACGTTTTGCTGGATAAGCTGTTTCTCGCTTTGGGTCGTCGCTAAAACCTGATCTGCAGATTGAAGAATAGTTGATTCAGCTTCCATACGGCGTTCATCTCGAATGCCCGTCGCTTTTTCTTTCGCCCATCCAAGAGAATGTGATGTGTAAATAAACGACAGGCCAAATTCTTCTTTCAGTTTTTTTCCGATCAAGCCTGACAACCAATAATGGGTGTGGACCAAATCATAAGAAGCCAATGGCAATGTTTGCTTTAATTCTTTATAAAAAGCGGGAAGCATTGTATACATTTCGTTTTTCGATACAAAACCTTTAAAGCCGGCTTTGATTCGATAAACCCGGCATGATTTCCCGAACGTTTCCATTTTAGGAGCTGTTTCGTCGCACCAATGCGTGACAACGTCGACTTGCCATCCTCTTTTTTCTAAAGCTAACGCTAATTGTTTCACGTAATTGTTTTGTCCGCCTGCTTGTTTACCGCCAAGCTTCGCTAGAGGATCTCCATGATCCGAAACAAAAAGTACTTTTTTTCTCATTTCAGTTCATCTCCATTCTTTTTGCATCAGCGCTTAAAAATTTCAAGACTAAGATAATTAAATACCCTTTATTGCTTCTAATTAAACTTTTAGTTAAGGGAATATTCCCTTAATTCCTTTTGCTAGTGGAGTGGAAAAGGCCAAACATTCCCCCTTGGAAACGTTTCCAAGGGGGAATGTTTGGCTAATTATTTAGGATTGTCAACAAATTTTCCGTAGTCCGGTACAGCCAAATACGGGAAGTGGTTGACCAGTCTTACGAGACCTGCCGCCATTTTCGGTCCCCTCATCGGTTTGCCATGCCCAGTAGCGGCAATAGAAGGTCGCAAGTTGGCGATTTTGATGACCGAATCCCATGCGGCTCGCCAATCTGTCGTTAAATAAACAGGGGGGCCGCAGACTTCTTTTTTCTGGACTAGTACTTTGTAAAATGAATCCTGTTTGACGGTTACAAAAGCGTCGCCCGCAATGACGATCCGGCCTTCAAGCCGGAAAAGGGAAATATGCCCCTCGGAATGTCCCGGGGTATGAAACCATTTCCAGCCGGGCAACTCCGGAATGTCTCCGCTGGTTGGAAGTTCTCGGAGATGCTCTGAAATGTTGATGGCTTGTTTCGGGAAAGCAGCTG includes these proteins:
- the yidC gene encoding membrane protein insertase YidC, with amino-acid sequence MKKKITLLLMLAVSVVLLSGCSAVENQEGFFYSAFVKPFVVSLDYLGNLFNGNYGLAIVAITVIIRLILMPFMLNTYKRQQGMKVKMDRMRPEMEDIQKRLKATKDKEEQMKIQQEMMGLYKKHEVNPLNMGCLPVIIQMPIIMGLYFAILYAPEEIKSHEFLWFTLGSPDILMTLIAGAVYFFQAKVSLWTMPEQQQKQMKLFIYISPIMIMFVSFSSMAALPVYWAVGGILLIIQTFIGRKFYSEHPEKALESVEDKK
- a CDS encoding diacylglycerol/lipid kinase family protein; translated protein: MKKAMFILNPSAGKEKAADYRIDVQFTLEQMGYTVDTRETEKKGDATRFAREACEQEYDFVVAMGGDGTINEAVSGLAEQKHQPLFSLIPLGTVNDFARALGVSLDPAEAIEGLQTGSERWVDIAKVGNQYFMNILALGQIAESTYEVTPEQKTRLGAFAYFIEGLKAITEDAEMYFEIEHDHGEWKGEAKLVLVALTNSVGGFEKLAPEALTDDGLLHLYIVKNAALPAFIRIAGALLIGKLEKDPAVEVVHTTKVSINTSTPLSSNIDGDAGCATPFQVEVLPRHIRALVPPEVEVK
- a CDS encoding AraC family transcriptional regulator, with product MNIIAAPSIQETISKIFMSENETLNQYEGLENFFEIETQLIYEIHHLEKDRAKQTLRELIDLIALRAGKDTIRSVRNYYIVLSSLMARKLYEMRVPPKKAFAFNSACIELVDNRMNDSEFLYVADELIEFFVSIISERKQPSFGHQTVNKVVMFINDEVERDLSVEDIAKHFHISTSHLSRIFREHAGITLVEYLNVRRVEESQYYLRHSDKVISEISKQFHFCNQSYFTRIFKKYTSVTPKQFRDSQHIPYFRYTLPNAK
- a CDS encoding GNAT family N-acetyltransferase; translated protein: MNWKTYHFNDLSVGKLYEILKLRVNVFVVEQQCPYPELDDLDQEAVHIEYAEDGKTLAYARLVPAGVKYDIPSIGRVIVHPEARGRGLAKQLMEQCVEYILTEWQAEEIQLQGQVYLQEFYQSFGFQPISEEYDEDGIPHVDMKFTLK
- a CDS encoding phytoene/squalene synthase family protein — translated: MSKVSNLHKESMVMLKETSRTFFIPISFLEPTLKTTVASAYLCMRAIDEIEDHPELEDKAKITLLLKISEMLQTTFDANEYKALVQPYNHMLPPVSLRLYDWLDLCPTDIVDKVKASTAEMAEGMAKWVEKGWNIQSREELDDYTYYVAGLVGKMLSDLWRWHDNTETDPELAIGFGRGLQAVNMLRNYDEDLERGVSFVPKDWNREDMFNYANENLAQAQLYVKSIKNKRILMFCKVPLALAHSTLKALKSGKEKMSRQEVEGVVEQLKKEENISE
- the cls gene encoding cardiolipin synthase — protein: MTLSIISILTAVIFVLNIFLAAALVFLERRDASSTWAWIMVLFFIPIFGFFFYLLLGRRLRRKTLFKWEGRKKVGIENLIAHQMNALHDNEFHFRDDNARDYKDLVYLHLRNNGAVLTQDNSVQIFNDGREKFDSLIKDIENAKDHIHIQYYIFRLDQLGNRIMEALTAKAKEGVKVRVLYDDMGSRLLSKRKFKTFIAAGGEVEAFFPAILPLINPRLNYRNHRKIVVIDGRVGYIGGFNVGEEYLGLTRRFGYWRDTHLRLEGSALHPLQTRFILDWNQASARNDIEYDEIYFPVIPEKGETTMQIVSSGPDEEWEQIKDGYLKLINLAKKSIYIQTPYFIPDASFYDAVRIAALSGIDVRIMIPNKPDHPFVYWATYSYAGQMLRAGARVFIYNNGFLHTKMIVIDGKASTVGTANIDVRSFKLNFEVNAFMYDEKVSTELAELFYQDMELSNELTLEKYYGRTRMIKTKESIARLLSPIL
- a CDS encoding M15 family metallopeptidase; translation: MPSRYSSNQKKKNPYIKWSLIIVPILLVIGAASWYFLQTQNSASNVEDVAKNEVQTSQKPAEEQPKEEKATEETNEESNEIEKTEETKAPEKTEEPKQQETSKEPKETDPPKEQAKEEDAAAASKPKKQETAKDASSYSDTIGLPGKPTVINGVLLANKQHPLPETYAPGESQEARSAFEEMRQAALKKSIDLVAFSTYRDFARQKELYKGYVAKDGQKAADRYSARPGYSEHQTGLAFDIGEAGQEQHWASASFGETKGGKWLAENAHNYGFILRYPKGSESITGYMHESWHYRYVGKKAATEIYKKGITLEQYLGV
- a CDS encoding 3-phenylpropionate MFS transporter → MYNQKWLSLNFFAFFFTWGVFLPYWTGWLTNEKELSVSAASIIMGVATIGRALSTLLFFPLMTRKVSLARLMQILALLSVVVLALYIPANSYANLFLITVIFSFIYPNMMPAIESGATVLMQKDRVHYGKSRAYGSIGYTIALLIVGSVTEIWQENAIFWVMMAGLVFMAGTQFITSPSSLATKPEPKNPVTRGAALHLLKSKGFVIVLLVSLLLQGTHAAYYNYGFIYLQDLGINSFYIGLILNVAIVLEIIFFAKADTLFEKWPVSSMFLLAGVGSTIRWILIFLFPSVWVFIFSQLFHALSFGVAHYAFVRYIFKKLDPGHIPAAQGMYAALAMSLSVALLTIVGGFLYEISPGLAFLGMIAFSVPAVIIVLLTKKKLAY